One Schistocerca nitens isolate TAMUIC-IGC-003100 chromosome 1, iqSchNite1.1, whole genome shotgun sequence DNA segment encodes these proteins:
- the LOC126235120 gene encoding uncharacterized protein LOC126235120, which yields MVHTKASSGKKDEPEAAPSWMIGLLYAPLLLAAMAVLALIVTLHLMYKPWLLDSHYRHYTFYIASAVTVAAFLMCCCIAFCTRRKQMYARLDCVTARTRLLDGKTYLPLYVDVEAPPAKTSTLPVKFVAPPENTAKPSAG from the exons CCGGAGGCAGCCCCCAGCTGGATGATCGGCCTGCTGTACGCGCCGCTGTTGCTGGCGGCCATGGCGGTGCTGGCGCTGATCGTGACGCTGCACCTGATGTACAAGCCGTGGCTGCTCGACTCCCACTACCGCCACTACACGTTCTACATCGCCAGCGCCGTCACCGTGGCCGCCTTCCTCATGTGCTGCTGCATCGCCTTCTGCACCCGGCGAAAGCAG ATGTACGCACGTCTTGACTGCGTGACCGCGCGCACGCGGCTGCTGGACGGGAAGACGTACCTGCCACTCTACGTGGACGTGGAGGCACCTCCGGCCAAGACTAGCACGCTTCCGGTCAAGTTCGTCGCGCCTCCAGAGAACACAGCCAAACCTTCAGCGGGCTGA